In the genome of Paenibacillus sp. FSL R5-0766, one region contains:
- the yihA gene encoding ribosome biogenesis GTP-binding protein YihA/YsxC encodes MKVNQSEFIISAVRPEQYPDDGLPEIALAGRSNVGKSSLINRLINRKNLARTSSTPGKTQQLNYYKINQDLYFVDFPGYGYAKVSKEQRFAWGKMMEKYLLGREELKLVMQMVDMRHEPSKEDKMMNEWLRHNGLPLVVVATKMDKIPKTRRAKYIKVIKESLGLRSGDLFVPFSSEEGLGKEELWDIITRHARIDKYAPVLDAENASEEEEINEING; translated from the coding sequence ATGAAAGTAAATCAATCTGAATTTATTATCAGTGCCGTTCGGCCTGAACAATACCCCGATGACGGTTTGCCCGAGATAGCTTTGGCGGGACGCTCCAATGTGGGGAAATCTTCCCTGATCAACCGTTTGATCAATCGTAAAAATTTGGCTCGGACGAGCTCAACACCGGGTAAGACACAGCAACTCAACTATTATAAAATTAATCAGGATCTCTACTTCGTCGATTTTCCGGGATATGGCTACGCTAAAGTTTCCAAAGAGCAACGCTTTGCCTGGGGTAAAATGATGGAGAAATACTTGTTGGGACGCGAAGAATTGAAACTGGTTATGCAGATGGTGGATATGAGACATGAACCGTCCAAAGAGGACAAGATGATGAACGAATGGCTTCGTCATAATGGACTGCCTTTGGTTGTTGTAGCAACCAAGATGGACAAGATTCCAAAAACACGCAGAGCCAAATATATCAAAGTCATTAAGGAATCACTGGGTCTTCGTTCAGGGGATTTGTTTGTGCCGTTTTCATCCGAAGAGGGATTGGGGAAAGAAGAGTTATGGGACATCATTACCCGCCATGCCCGCATAGATAAGTATGCACCAGTTCTGGATGCAGAGAATGCTTCTGAAGAGGAAGAAATTAACGAAATTAACGGATAA